Proteins encoded within one genomic window of Populus trichocarpa isolate Nisqually-1 unplaced genomic scaffold, P.trichocarpa_v4.1 scaffold_502, whole genome shotgun sequence:
- the LOC18102134 gene encoding probable NAD(P)H dehydrogenase (quinone) FQR1-like 2 — protein MARRIKKGVDSTPEVEGVLHRIPETLPNRTSGKMKVPQKRNEVPLVKVDELVNADGCSSEQMQQECLAMELFLHLLVPWKYPSDQMALTVITQLVHHGMVFVPIGHTFGAGMFRMDSIRGGSPCGAEVLSGDGTREPSEIELAFVEHQGKYMAKVVKRFAWPFSFAPGENHN, from the exons ATGGCAAGAAGAATAAAGAAAGGAGTGGATTCCACTCCTGAGGTTGAAGGAGTTTTGCATAGGATCCCAGAGACGTTGCCAAATAGGACTTCAGGGAAAATGAAGGTGCCCCAGAAAAGAAATGAGGTGCCTTTGGTGAAAGTTGATGAGTTGGTTAACGCTGATGG GTGTAGCAGTGAACAGATGCAACAAGAATGTCTTGCTATGGAACTGTTTTTGCATTTATTAGTGCCTTGGAAGTACCCTAGTGATCAGATGGC CTTGACAGTAATCACTCAGTTAGTCCATCATGGGATGGTCTTTGTCCCTATTGGTCACACCTTTGGTGCTGGAATGTTCAGAATGGATTCCATTAGAGGAGGATCTCCATGTGGCGCAGAAGTCCTTTCTGGGGATGGCACAAGAGAGCCAAGCGAAATAGAGCTAGCTTTTGTGGAGCACCAGGGAAAATACATGGCTAAGGTAGTCAAAAGATTTGCCTGGCCCTTTTCATTTGCGCCTGGTGAGAACCACAACTAG